The Leptospira paudalimensis region AAACCCTTTCTGAAAAGTACGATATCGGACTATCACCAGCCACCATTCGTTCCTGTCTGGCAGAACTCGAGGACATGGGTTACATTGTAGCTCGGCATACTTCGGGTGGTCGGGTGCCAACAGAACGTGGGTATCGGTTGTATGTGGATAGCCTTGTGACGCTTTTTGAGCTCACAATGCGTGAAAAACAAAGGATCCAAGAAGAGTATCTTCGGATGCAATTTCGTTTGGACCAGGTTCTCATTGCAACCTCCAAGGTACTCGCTTCTCTTTCGCAATCGGCAAGTGTGGTATTAGGTCCGGAAGGATCTCTCGACACATTAAAGCATATAGAACTCATCCATGTAAATGGAGGAGAAGTTCTTATGATCCTTGTTATGCGGTCTGGAACTGTGCTCAATCGAAATATATTTTTCGATTTTCACATCTCACAAGAGAGTCTGTACCAAATTTCAAGGTATTTGAATGATAACGTAAAAGGTTTTGATGTTCATGAAATTCAAAGTAATCTGATCCCTCAGATGATGTTGAAAAAAGAAGGCCCGGAAGGATTTTCTTTGTTCGCTCCATCAATTGCGAGAGCAATGGGAACAGATAGTATGTCTGTTGATAACTTGTA contains the following coding sequences:
- the hrcA gene encoding heat-inducible transcriptional repressor HrcA: MDLSPRHRSILKALVEEFVSDNKPVGSKTLSEKYDIGLSPATIRSCLAELEDMGYIVARHTSGGRVPTERGYRLYVDSLVTLFELTMREKQRIQEEYLRMQFRLDQVLIATSKVLASLSQSASVVLGPEGSLDTLKHIELIHVNGGEVLMILVMRSGTVLNRNIFFDFHISQESLYQISRYLNDNVKGFDVHEIQSNLIPQMMLKKEGPEGFSLFAPSIARAMGTDSMSVDNLYIDGLKNLYENFKDEEEQLENILHLFDEKQFLKEFFSDYVPMDGVYTIIGKDGNEKLGGVTIITTNYRMGEKRIGSMGIIGPQRMNYNKALPLIEFTSKLVSEMITKLSR